The DNA region GGCCATGCCATGAACATCTCAGGAGGGTTTAGCTCACTGAGCTTTACTCACTGAGTTTGCTCCTAACTGTGTATTAGGCAATGTACACAGAGATATCCTCACATTCCCAGACCAGCTCTGGGTACAGACTGCATTTCCTTATTCTTGCTGTTAACCAtgacttctttctcttttttttttttaatttttttttactttgggCTGTTCCAGTTTTGAAGGGCATAGCAGGAAAATCAGGAAGTTTGCCCCAGTATGGTCTGAACAGCACCAGCAGTGACATTTCTTCAGAGAGGACTGTCTCAGCAGCTCTCCTGAAACAGCTCGTGGAGGAGCTGTGTGAAGATGGACAGGGTGAGGCACGTTGCTCCTTTCCAGCAGAGAGGATGTGTGGTGTGCACAGTTCTGTTGTCTCTGTTCCCATTTCTCTGACACCCTGCAGTTTATGGGAACTCATGGCgctcctgcagagcagtggTAACAAAACCTAAAGTAACATTTCAATCACGATAGTCTTGCTCCTCTGTTGATATAAAGTTTCCAGTATTTTCATTACGTTTCTatctgccaggagctgctgtcagaAATGTCATATATCCTCCTCTTGTCCTCGAGAACACTTTCCAGACAATGGTTCATAAACAGGGGGAAAAATTCCATCCATTGCAGGAGCTAAATATTCCCCCTGTCCACCCACAGGGACAACGTGTGAGCTGTGTCcccctggctggcagctgcacaggggcagATGTTACTTCTTCTCTGAggaggccaggagctgggaggacaGCCAGAAAAACTGCCTGGCCAGGAAATCCCAGCTGCTTGTCTTTGAGGATGAAATTGAGATGGTGAGTCttgcagcagtgacaggctTCAGCCAAACATTTCTCCAAGAGAAAATGGCCTGGATGTCAGGAGTACACATAGACAACCGAGAGCCCCACCAGGGAAAGGATCTGAGTCTCTCTGCACAGGAGCTGGGTTTGGGAatgtcagcagagcagagctgaagaCAAGCACAAGAGGTGTCAAGAGTAGTTTAGACTGGGAAGAGGAAATGCTGGGGACTTTTTGGCTCAGGGAAAAGAGGAGGCTGGTTGTGTGTGGGGGCTGATgtgaggggctgctctgccatggctACACCCCTGCCCTTGCtcttcaaaaggaaataaaagctgtgCATGAGGCAGGAGCAtgacctgggcacagcaggaaagcTCTTCTGTCAGGTAACATCCTTCAAATCATTCCACAGGAATTTATAGACAGCAAAGATAAAGATACCAAATATATCTGGATTGGCTCGGACATCGAAGACATGGAGAAAACACAGAGTTCAGTGGAAGATCACAGAGTAAAAGAAAAGAGGTGAtgatttttggggggaggaTATCTTTGGGGAAAGCAAAGTGCAACATCCCTGCTTGGAAATACAATTCTGAATCTGAGCTAATTACCCAAAGCACAGATCTAAGCCTGCAGCCTCAGGTACCTATTCAGTCTATTTCGTGGCCAGTTCCAGATCAACAGGTTCCTGCTGGGCACTTTGGGAAACTGATTTCTGCCTCCAGGACTAACCACAGCCACAGCTCATATATTTATTAATGCAGAGATATAATTACACACTTCTGCTGAAATCCCTGCCAACAAACTCTGTCACTTTGCAGACCATGTGCTGCCTCTCACCACATCGCTGGCTGGCATCTCTGCAGCTTTCTTCAGCACTGTGGCTGCATGGGGAGGATCCTTATCTTTGTAACACTAATAATGCCAAGCATCCACCCCTCAGAAGCCAGCAGTCCCTGCTGGGGGTGCCCAACCCacctctgcacagctgctgcgCTTCAAGGGGGTGGTCAAGTGGGCATCATCCACGCCCCTCACCCAGAGCATCACCAGGATTTGTAAGCAGTGCTGAGTTTAAACCCAGCAACTCATTGCATTCCTTTTGGTCTCTCAGCAGGACAGCTCTAAAAAGCACTGAGGCTGACAAGAACTGTGCTgtttacagaaggaaaaacctGATCCAGACGGACAACTGCCAGACCTTAAAGGAGTGGATCTGTAAGAAGAATGCAACTTTGCTGGTGCTCTGAGCCACATTTCCAGACAGCAGGCAGAGCTTCTCATCAGAAGACCCATTTTACAGACAAACCAACTTGTGATGTGAATAATTTTCATCAGACTTGCAGGCAAACTTGcactttgctgtgctgtgctccccaaGAAGTCAGAAGACAGGTCCTGCAATGGGGCTGCAAGCTGGCACACGAGGATTCTGGGGTGTTGAGCCTTCACACAGACAGatcttggcagcagctgcctcaggaaGGGTCAGAGGAGGAGAGATACTCGTGGGGAGGAGCACTGTGCACATAAACAGTGTGATGTGCAGGAATTGTGACCCCTGTGGGGCATGAAAGGTGTGCTGGGCCCTCTGCTGTCATCCCTGCTGAGCTGAGGACTTCTTATTTGCGTTTCAGGATTTTAGTGTTTGTTGAAGTTTGTGGCCttggggttttgtggtttttttccttggggtCTATTTGTGACTCACAGAAGCCACTTGAGGGCTGGGAAAAAATGCCTTTATTGGACAATGTCTTATTCAAAGCTGCTGCACAGCTACTGGGTGTGGACAGCAGATCAGGCATGGAGTGACTTCTAACACTTGTGGTTAATGAGCTAATTGCTCCCAtcctcttctgctgctgagcctTGAAATCTGAAGGGATTAACTAGGGAAAGGGCTTGGGCTGGAAAACAACATTGCAGTGCAAGGAAATAAAGTTGATAACCTTCCTCTCCACCTATATTTTTGTCCCTTTACATTGTAAATTCCAATTTACATTGTAAATTCCACAGTTATGGTATGATGAGGTACCAAAGCCAAAGACTGCTGAAATAAATACCTGGGAGTGCACTCAGTAAATGCATTACTTGGGCACTGAAATGTCATAAATAAATGCTGTTTCTGGGTCTAGAACACAAAAATGCTAAGAGCAGTCTGACCTAGTGTCTTTATTAGATTGCCATGTTtgacaaaaatgaagaaatgtcATGAATTGAAGGTGCTACTCTAACCAAAATGGCTCCAACTGGAATTTAAGTCCTTACAGCAATGAGAAACAAGTCTAACATGGCTTTTGAGATGGTGAGCCTTTACCTTGTCTCTGCTGTGATGCACACAAATAAAGGCAGCTGCAGTTTCTCAGAGATGTTTTTTCATGCCTGTGCATGCCTGGGGAGGGTTAATGTCCAGCACTTTAGGGCTGCAGATTAAAAAGTGAACCGTACCCTCAGGGACTTCCCttcaaacaacaacaacaacaaaatcccaGCATAGATTTGTCATGCAGAATGCAGCATCAGCAGCTCAAGACCCATGAGAAACTGCTGTTATGTAagaggaaacaagaaaaatcccccaaactcAGCACAGCACGTGAGGGGAAGAGGATTGGTTTGCTCATTCTAgacagagaagcaaagaaaaggaaaaagtctGAAATGAGTAAGATCATCATCTATACCTACATAATACATGCTTTATAGAGAGAGAATTTCTGACTGCTGAGAAATTTTCACTTCAGGGTACTCACAGCACACCCTTCTCCATGCAGTGGAGTTGACAATTGCTGGTTTTCTGGCAGATCTATCTTGACTCATGCTGAatttaacaagaaaaacaaactccTGCATGCTGGCTTCTCTCATATTAGTTGTGGTGTTTAGATTTTAACAATATTCATGAAACATCTATGATTTGGGCCTTCTTGCTATTATTCATGCAATTAAACAAGTTTTTGCAGGGCCTTACTGAAGTTCTTACCTACAGTTTAAGCAGTCacttatttaaaagaaaaaagaaaaagaaattaccaTTGAAGTACTTCATCAAACTCTACTCTGAGTAAAGCAAGTTGGCAGAGTTTGCAGCTTCACTCTTCTTTTCTTAACACCCCCAAGGAAGTTCATTGCATCCCTGAGGAGTCAGATTCCAGAAGAGCTTTCACTTTTTAACCTTTTATTAAAAGTGTGACTCATTATGAGGtgttaaaaagggaaaaacattcttttttgGATCAAATATTCTGCTTCATGTCAGCCCCAACATTATGATTAAAGATTTTTTCCATGTTCAAAACATGAATGTTTTACTTcgcttcagatttttttttcaccaaaatggTGCCTGagatgaaaaatacttttaatatCCCAATATTAAGATACAAACCACTGTAATTCAGGGGCTCTGTAAAGATATTTATTAAGTATCTTTTCAGGACTATTGCACATACCATATCCTTCAGAATCAGGTTAATGTAAAAACATTGCAGAATAACACCTTCCCCccaacataaaaaataaatagataattAGGCTTTTAATACTGTAGAGTCCTGTTACTGTGCCTATAAAGAATACAAGCAATTAAGAAAAGTGTAATCCAGCAAAATTAGtgattatatttaaataaatatctgaAAGGCACAAGCTGCTGACAGTATCCATGTGTATGGTCCTGCTACAGTCAAGTCCTTCTGTCACAGAAAATAATGGGGGTGAACTTCCCATTCTTCCTTCCCTGGAAACTTCATAGTTATATTCCTTCCAGGCAAATTTGCTTCCTCTGGGTCAAATGACACTTTTAATCTTTGGACAACCTGATAGATATGTGCAGGACTCAGACAATCAGAGGGATTGTGCCCTAATCCTGTTCAGGCTCCCAGCAATCCAAGAGCACTGGGGGCTGCTGAAAATGTCACCTACACCAAGAAACACTGACTGTCCACCTGGAAATGTCCCCTTGCTCAGAAGCCTCACCATGACAGGCACAGGGCAAAAGGGAGACACAGGGAAATATCCCTTGCTGTTAATTCTctcattcccttctcctgaTTCTGCCTCCTTGCGCTGAGGACTATTCCTACATTTACACATTAATGCCTGCAGTTTCACTATCACCCCTCCAGTTCCAACTCTTCTCCTCCCATCAGTGTAGATGCTCAGTTAAATAAATATCCTTATCTATTGTGACATTTTTTGGCTAAAGAAAGTGTTGTGAGGATAACTTCAGGTGCAGTGCAGCTACATAAATCAGCTTGACAGTGTTATCACCAGGATTTAACAACATTAATGTAACATAACATTAACAAAACGTGGAATACAATGCAAGGTACATCCCATCAAGTGCAAAGAGAGGAATTTGCTGTGATCCTGACTAAAACACCAGTGTTCACTTCTGCATTGCCCTGTATCCACGAGGCACTGGCAGTCCTCCAGACAGACCCACTCCACCACCCTtgcacacagagcctggcaaaaggaaaagcagaacaaaaacctccaactgcacacccaaaaagggaaagaaagagcagCTGATCCTACAAGAGAAAAGTAAATGGAGGAAATACTGATGGCACAGCAAAAAGAAACTACAGCTGGGCAGTAGCTGGAAAAATGGGGCAAGGAAATTACTTATCAAGATGCTGAAGAGAGCCTTTAAAATGGTATCTTTAAAGCTTTCCTCCATGGGTGGAGAATTCTGGCTACCAGAAAAGTTATTCACCACTGAGTAGGAGCTGGGACACATTCCCAGGTCCCAAAGTGTAGGCATAGCCTGTGTAGGCATCATATCAGAGCTCTGAGAGTCAGGGGTGGTGGCTTTGTCCACCTTTATCTTGCTGAGTTGATATTCAAGCTACAGACCCATTTCCTGGTTAAAGAACATCCTGAGGCTGAGACTCCTTTGGACTCCAGataggcacagctgccagagccTTTCACTTCAAACCTGTCAGGGAGAAGGGGAGACAGGGTTACTTGGACACCCACAATCAAATATTGCAATAGAGCAAAGGCAGCTATGGGCATCTCTGGTTCTCTTTGAATTCTCTTGGAATAAAGCCTGATTTATCTCAGGCAAGGCACCAGAGGAGGATGATGTTTTGTGCCTTGAAGGGACCACCATGGAGATTGTCTTTTCTTAATGTATCTCATGCCCAGAATACAAAATCCAGCACTTGTAGTACTCCTGCATCTTGTTTAGTGGTCACTTAATGTGAAACACACCCTTAGAGCAGAGACTGAAACTCAGGTTTGCCTTTCTCAGGGATGCAAGATAGGCACCACCACCTTGCACCTCTACATCCTCCTATCCAGCTCAAAGGCTCCAGCAGAAGCTGTGAAGGAAATGCATCTCTAATTCCTCCCTTCCTCAGAACCCAACAGGCACCATGGTTAAGGGTTGTTGGGGGAAACAAGAAGCAAACCTCAGTTTCCACACCATAGGTGTCCCTACATAAGAGGTAAGGGACTCCTTCAGCAACTCTGCTTTCAAACAAAGTGCTATAAAGCTCTATGGATAGGCCAAGCAAACTGGAATGGTGTCTGGAAAAGCCAAGGGACAAATCCCCACCAGCTTAGTGACACCTGAGCTTAGATATCAAGGTGTTTGCCCTCCCCTTCAGGAGGGGCCGTTTGAGGCAAGCAGTGAGGCAGAGGTCCAAGAATGGCAAGAAGCTcactgaaaatgaaagcttCAGTGGATGTTTGTACTGCAGAGAGGGGATAAAAGAGTGGGAAGGACTGCAGTTTTCAACTTGAGGTGCCCATGTGTTCCCCACATCTCACATTAAATGCCTTTGTCAGATCAAGCCTTCAGGGCTTGGGGATGAAGTGAATATAGTCACACATCACCAGTAATGTCACAGActtaaaagtatttaaattttccattttttaagaTAATTTCAGGCTTGTGAACTCTCCTTGCTTAAACCTATCAATGGTAATtctgccacctcctgccagcagctgctccaggatgagctgcagcagcctctgaggagatgggacagctgcagggagaggaacAAAGTGCCCcacacctggcactgctggcacagaaCACACAGTGGGCCCtggccacagagcagctcatgcaACATAAATTCACATCTTCCTTTCCCTCCAGCAGCCTCTTTCTGAGGAACATtctataaaaatgaaaacatgtcTTAGGAGTCTCCCAAATCCCTTTGCTATTAACCTCACACAGCTCACATGCAGGTTTGTATTGTTGCAAAATATATTCTATGATGAGGAATTAGTGTTACTGCaatcttcccttcctcccccaatTCCCTTCCTCCCATTGCTTTTGTGTCTCTTGGTTTCACTTTCTCTAATGTCTGTTACCATCAGCCTGCCTCATGTTGCTTCTCAGCATTACAAACTCATCCCCTCACTTACATCTGCCACAGTTTTAACAATGCCATGTGAAATCTTCAGTGCATTCCATACCCTCTCCATCCCTTCAATATAATAACAGAGATTTCCTACAAGTCACAAGATCtgcattatttttcttactCTCCTATAATCAAATATCACCAGCAAAACCCCTCCACATCAACTTACAGTTCATTGTCTAATGCTTTTCCATTTACCCAGAGGAACTCTTCATTTCTTTTATGGAGTCCAATCCATGGGTCTTGCTTTGTTATCTTCATCATAAACCTCTGTAGGAATAAACCCACACGAGAAAAGAAGTTCTGCAAGTTCGGCAAAACAACAATCTACCCTTTCCTGCTGAAGGAATAATCTTAAAACCTAAATACACAGAGGAGACTGGTCGGGATAGGGTTGACTCACCTAGAGAGAGGCTATTCTAAAATATCAAGGTCTGCTATCAAGGTCTGGAACAGATCCAGAAGAATATATTCTCCTAGGCCTTTGCTCAGGTTGGAATCTTTCCTAATACTGTGGTacaatatagaaaaaaaatgctcCAAGCTGCACTTTGGGTAACTATCTCCTAACTCCAAAGGTCACAATTAACATATTTACCAACTTGTGTGTCATTAACCTATCTCaatatgagaaaataattgtttaatTAAAGATAAAAGAGATGCAACAGTGTTTACCCTGATAGATGCTCTCAATATGACAATTTAtagctgtgagcagcaccaAATTTAATTCAGAGAAGTACTCAGAGGTTTTTTAAACCATCAACTTCTCAAACTGATGTTTCCTGTTTTCAGGGAGAAGAGGCACAAAGTCTTCTGTGGGCTGTGACTCATTGTGGTCTTACATCAGCTTCCTAACTGTTCAGCTGAGGAGGATGGAGAAGCAGTTCCCTGGAAGAGAACTGGAAGGAAAACAGGATCCCCCTTACCAGCTCCTGGTGATTCTCGATGACCAGCAGGGAAGCGTTGTGGGAGGAGCACTGGCTCTGGCTGAAGTTCCAGGCAGCCTCACTCTCTGAGAGGAAGTAACACTTCCTCTGGAAGTACAGCCAGCCTGAtggacacagctccaggggaGGACACACTGGAAACGCTTTGGCCAGAGAAGGCTTCACTGGGAAAAGACAAGAAACAATCTaccctcttcttccactgggaAAGGTTTTACTTTCTGACTGCAGCATCTAAAATAATCCCAGTGTAGCCACAGCATTGTTACTTCTGCCCAGctgaaagaataataataatcattACATCTTCTGGATgatgttattattattattattattattattattattattattattattattattattattattattattattattattattatcatcatcatcatcatcattataattatcattattattattattatatctTCTGGATCCTGCACCCTTCTGCCTCTTGACATATCCTTAAAAGGATGGTCAGGGACACGTTGGTAGAAGTAGCTGAGAAGGTGATCATAAAGAAACACCCAAAGACTCTTCTACAGCTTGAAAATTTCAATAACTCCAATTTTTGCATGTGTTGCTTCCTCACAGTtgaattaataattttgtttattatAGTGGCATTTTTGAAGGACTGCAGATTGGTAGGACTACCTTCCTGttgttatttgttttcttgaaCTTGGATTAAGACCAACAGGGATGTGACAAACTTGATACCAAAAGTAAACTAAGACTAAGCTGAGCCCTCCCTAGCCCCACTGAAGCACGTGGAGCTGTTCCTGCACTGACCCACaatttcaaacagaaatcaCATAGTCACACAGGATCACAGAGTGGCTTGGGTTGAGagtgaccttaaagatcattttgttccaccccctgccatgggcagggacagattccaccagaccaggttgttcccagctgctctgggcagcctgtgccagggcctcagcaccctctcAGTATGGAACCCCAAACCCTGGTAATTTCTATTGCTaattagattttcttttaaaattccttaCTTACCAAACTGGATACAGGAAATCAGAATGACAGCAGCAGTAAGGACTCCAGCGACAGCTCGCCACAGCCAGATGTTTGAGAGCAGACCTGAAAAAACGAatgcaagaaattaaaaaacaaaacaaacccaaaataacAAATAAGAACCAGCTGAAAGGGGAGTAGAGCCCAGGACACACAAAGctgtttaaaacaaatataGCTCTCTGTGGagagcaggctgggagcagaaaCACTTAGCTTAACTTCACAAGGTTTATCATCTAACAAGAACTCTGAGTTACTGCAAATTTTAGTTACATCATCCAGAACTTAAAGTGATCCAAAGAGAAAGAAACGAGCAAGGAGAAAATGACGGTGGACACTGAGTGCCTAAACACGGCACGGATAAGTTCCATGGATAAGAGGCTGGAGAGGAAATAAGAAAAGCCATCCGTTCTGGAGCCCAAAACTTTTCCTGAGAAATATCCAGCCTTATCCCACGGTCACAGCTGTTTGGTCTCCTTTtgctcctgtcccctccagggCTGTGGAAGCACACAGGCCCTGCCGCTGCCCGGCCGAGCTGATCCCAGGGGCCCCTCAGGAGGGTCCCCTCTCCGGGCACTCGCTCCGCTGCCAGAACGGAGCGTTTTCAGCGATGCGGCGGCTCCCGGGGGGCCTCCCCGGCTCCCCATGCTCCGGAGGGATGTCCCGGATCCCCCCCGCACCCCAGCGCGGCCCCTCGGTGTCCCCCGCCCGTCACCTTTGGTGCCGCgccccgcggagccgccgcgcTCGGCGCCGCTGCCCATGGGCgcggggcgggcagggccggggccgcccggcCGCGCTCGGGCCGCAGCGAGACCGGCCCCTGCTCCCCTCGGTGCCGCTGCTCCCCTCGGTGccgcttctctccctgccctcgCTGCCGCTGCCCTCGCTGCCTCTGGCCCCGCTGCCGCTGCCCTCGCTGCCAGCCCCCAGGGGCATGGCCAGGGAGCCCCGGCAGTCACTCCGCAACTCCGGAGAAATAGGAAATGGGGACGCTTTCAAGGAGAAGTCGGCTCCTACAAAATCTCACCGAGATCCTGTGACATCAGCAAATTCCAGGAACTAACAGAACTAACACGAAGGGAGAAggttctgttttggttttgtctggtggggtttttttttttttggttttgcttttttcgggtgttttgggttttttatggttttgtggTTCCCCGCTCcccaattttatttatttcatgtgtAAAACGCCAAtcgcttgtttttaaaattttaaaagttcgGTAGTAATAAAATGGATATATAAatagaatataatataattagagtaataataattaggacaatttgaattaggacaatatgagacaataaaaacaaagagttacggacgtcATGGTACCTTTTCCTGGGCAGCATAAGCACGAAAAGGGAtccacgttaacagaggattaagccttaaaagcaacagcctattgcatattcataaatctcatacatgatgcataaattccattcaaacacgggattctgtctggtcagtgtcagcctcttcctctgaatcctaacagcgcccTTGAGCCtgagcaaggtgggaagaagtttgtttcttctgataagagaacaataaattctttttctctgaaagatttaggtgtcctgtggctgctatctcagtgcaagtcctttcttttaaaaagtatcctacataacatagtttctattttaacatgtTGTTATAAcccaaaactatatttaacacatcatttaagagaattaatacagcataactttctaatgCAACACATccaatattcattttaatatttgcgaaaagccaatcataaaatacacatttttcacatttcatatttattaattttcttcttttgtatgGAGAAGGAGAGTAAAATCAAGTATTTAAACGTTGATTACTTAAACCTCTTTGGAAAAACTGGACAGTGATTTGCTTTACCTAGAAGAACATAAAGCCTGATGATGCTGGGTTGCCCGTGGGGATGAAGGTGCAGTAGAAATTTCAGCATTGCTTGGAAGACAGGGCCACACC from Ammospiza nelsoni isolate bAmmNel1 chromosome 5, bAmmNel1.pri, whole genome shotgun sequence includes:
- the LOC132073847 gene encoding killer cell lectin-like receptor subfamily F member 1; translation: MAGDVTYAAVAMLPRERPRAPPGTANPGNTITYAELHVKPQPQGSSRAETSAPGCQHRSSAWFYVALVLAVLVLILLGIVAIQAKQFLKGIAGKSGSLPQYGLNSTSSDISSERTVSAALLKQLVEELCEDGQGTTCELCPPGWQLHRGRCYFFSEEARSWEDSQKNCLARKSQLLVFEDEIEMEFIDSKDKDTKYIWIGSDIEDMEKTQSSVEDHRVKEKRTALKSTEADKNCAVYRRKNLIQTDNCQTLKEWICKKNATLLVL
- the LOC132073674 gene encoding C-type lectin domain family 2 member L-like, with product MGSGAERGGSAGRGTKGLLSNIWLWRAVAGVLTAAVILISCIQFVKPSLAKAFPVCPPLELCPSGWLYFQRKCYFLSESEAAWNFSQSQCSSHNASLLVIENHQELRFMMKITKQDPWIGLHKRNEEFLWVNGKALDNELFEVKGSGSCAYLESKGVSASGCSLTRKWVCSLNINSAR